One stretch of Saccharopolyspora erythraea DNA includes these proteins:
- a CDS encoding alpha-L-fucosidase — protein sequence MRHVRRVPLSVVAAVALLPAVAAPGGARPGGCDDPIAPAPIMALEECDTPERIVAKAANVVPAPKQIAWQQQGVIAFTHFGMNTFTDREWGSGAEAPASFDPPGLDVEQWMRAYRDSGAELVMLTVKHHDGFVLYPTRYTRHSIVASPWWNGDPSRDVLGRYVRAAREAGLRVGIYLSPSDGAEHPHDWHAGYVRDIRAKHEAGLPLSTEERVTLEDGDRAPGGHGRYGNGSAVVPRAIPTLVPGDDRADEVADGSLPSFSFAADDYNAFYLNQIYELLTQYGPIDEFWLDGANPWAEAGLTEDYDFASWFRLIERLSPDTVIDEGPRGFRWVGNEDGIARESEWSPTPYTADPEISYGQEAIIGGWPDGATADDLGSREKISDPSVRYLSWMPAESDVSIRPSWFHHDDERPKPAAELVSLYQRSAGRNSLLLLNVPPDRSGRIDDADAAELRAFGDAIRRTYQRDLADGCGAPALTDGDLTTGWRPPGGAATGELEVELGGRRTFDQVELGEDVTAGQRVERFAVDVRRGDRWVEIGSATTIGLRRLLVLSEPVEADRLRVRIQQSRGTPELATLGLYRTVPPGAGTAR from the coding sequence ATGAGGCATGTCCGGCGTGTTCCGCTGTCCGTCGTCGCCGCCGTGGCCCTGCTTCCCGCCGTCGCCGCGCCCGGCGGCGCCCGCCCGGGCGGCTGCGACGACCCGATCGCACCGGCCCCGATCATGGCGCTGGAGGAGTGCGACACACCTGAGCGGATCGTGGCCAAGGCCGCCAACGTCGTGCCCGCACCGAAGCAGATCGCCTGGCAGCAGCAGGGAGTCATCGCCTTCACGCACTTCGGCATGAACACCTTCACCGACCGCGAATGGGGTTCGGGCGCGGAGGCCCCGGCGAGCTTCGACCCGCCCGGCCTCGACGTCGAGCAGTGGATGCGCGCCTATCGCGACTCCGGCGCGGAGCTGGTGATGCTCACCGTCAAGCACCACGACGGGTTCGTGCTCTACCCGACGCGCTACACGCGGCACTCGATCGTCGCGAGCCCCTGGTGGAACGGCGATCCCTCCCGCGACGTGCTCGGCCGCTACGTCCGCGCCGCGCGCGAGGCAGGACTGCGGGTCGGCATCTACCTCTCGCCCTCCGACGGCGCCGAGCATCCGCACGACTGGCACGCCGGCTACGTCCGCGACATCCGCGCCAAGCACGAGGCCGGGCTGCCGCTGAGCACCGAGGAGCGGGTCACCCTGGAGGACGGCGACCGCGCGCCCGGCGGCCACGGCCGCTACGGCAACGGCAGCGCGGTCGTGCCGCGCGCGATCCCGACGCTGGTGCCGGGCGACGACCGCGCGGACGAGGTCGCCGACGGTTCGCTGCCGTCGTTCTCCTTCGCCGCCGACGACTACAACGCCTTCTACCTCAACCAGATCTACGAGCTGCTGACCCAGTACGGGCCGATCGACGAGTTCTGGCTCGACGGCGCGAACCCGTGGGCGGAGGCCGGGCTCACCGAGGACTACGACTTCGCGTCATGGTTCCGGCTCATCGAGCGGCTCTCGCCGGACACGGTGATCGACGAGGGTCCGCGCGGGTTCCGCTGGGTGGGCAACGAGGACGGGATCGCCCGCGAGTCCGAGTGGAGCCCGACGCCCTACACCGCCGACCCGGAGATCTCCTACGGCCAGGAGGCGATCATCGGCGGCTGGCCGGACGGCGCGACCGCCGACGACCTCGGCTCACGGGAGAAGATCAGCGACCCGTCGGTGCGGTACCTGTCGTGGATGCCCGCCGAGTCCGATGTCTCGATCCGGCCGAGCTGGTTCCACCACGACGACGAGCGTCCGAAGCCGGCTGCCGAGCTCGTCTCGCTCTACCAGCGCAGCGCGGGCCGCAACTCGTTGCTGCTGCTCAACGTGCCGCCGGACCGGTCGGGCCGCATCGACGACGCCGACGCCGCCGAGCTGCGCGCCTTCGGCGACGCGATCCGGCGCACGTACCAGCGCGACCTGGCCGACGGCTGCGGCGCGCCCGCACTCACCGACGGCGACCTGACCACCGGGTGGCGGCCGCCGGGCGGTGCGGCCACCGGCGAGCTGGAGGTGGAGCTTGGCGGGCGGCGTACGTTCGACCAGGTCGAACTGGGCGAGGACGTCACCGCGGGGCAGCGGGTGGAGCGGTTCGCCGTCGACGTCCGCCGGGGCGACCGCTGGGTCGAGATCGGCTCGGCCACGACCATCGGGCTCCGCAGGCTCCTCGTGCTGTCCGAGCCGGTTGAGGCCGACCGGCTCCGCGTCCGGATCCAGCAGTCCCGAGGCACGCCCGAACTCGCCACCCTCGGCCTGTACCGCACGGTCCCACCGGGCGCTGGAACGGCTCGGTGA
- a CDS encoding GTPase-associated protein 1-related protein — MGGPAFESLYYVDRGAADEGGFQAVSAGTGEETKALVRRSVLHTAPASDSGGRAGASLSHVFDGVYVTARGARLAGDDKHRFTHAVATADSALYGAVRPAQLWDAPWWSEQPAPSAECDAVAAEPQPGPFGIEEVRDWVRGLPDGETRLLAVHSALDRLHGHDAAQVRFVGADPAEIVRWLAAATLLLPQEMALRVGFRIYATGPEPGGPGVLALHPEQAGRFAEPGADRNYVVFDLTTGRHSAVEPTESGLHWVPRFLKADPYDVVDAVELAHLFARDAKRRRATLADRLVGGVLMCGESVDDRADAIELVNWLEHAPSSSTTDALERVTEAVMAAGPDRTLLRRLATTVHSGSGAMAGQVRYALLWAEIDEFVRGGDGTQPGTLPERSWTPEEMEKAASLVEAAAGGVEPQRLDPLLRLAASFGVKPRPERFAAAAARFAAWWADNPAAGMNPDRWPCGAELIALLRKELASRLEGPDAGPTATAIRERWWRIFAPAISDPFAPLDAAVAAAAVENGDRSRQDAITAMLGPLREADRPGVGDAVWDALFAHSGPALEEMQRLFAGMPTATLSESLAQKALSALAGSEVSALYLDVLRLLVEHVRDEALLALWKEDGTLRRWLTAFRRSGETPPPAELRAVSKKVFAARGPAIVDALLDGERAKAVDAVVRAGEQLQQVVVGELAAAWDDEATTTERRDRAVVLAFLIGWADDLTPTMRADFDKALEDWAGAHGQADYRRVSRLLRADGPENAAVWHEWLRELSKKTSRKPASPVADWLLGRRRDR; from the coding sequence ATGGGCGGTCCTGCGTTCGAGTCGCTGTACTACGTCGACCGCGGTGCCGCCGACGAGGGCGGGTTCCAGGCGGTGTCGGCGGGGACCGGTGAGGAGACCAAGGCGCTCGTGCGCCGGTCGGTCCTGCACACCGCGCCCGCTTCCGACTCCGGCGGCCGTGCCGGCGCGTCGCTGAGCCACGTCTTCGACGGCGTGTACGTGACCGCCCGCGGCGCCCGGCTCGCGGGCGACGACAAGCACCGCTTCACCCACGCCGTCGCGACCGCAGACTCCGCGCTGTACGGCGCGGTCCGCCCGGCACAGCTGTGGGATGCGCCGTGGTGGTCCGAACAGCCCGCGCCGAGCGCGGAATGCGACGCGGTGGCCGCCGAACCGCAGCCGGGTCCGTTCGGCATCGAGGAGGTCCGCGACTGGGTGCGGGGGTTGCCGGACGGGGAGACCCGGCTGCTGGCCGTGCATTCCGCGCTGGACCGGCTGCACGGTCACGACGCGGCGCAGGTGCGGTTCGTCGGCGCCGATCCGGCTGAGATCGTCCGCTGGCTCGCGGCGGCGACGCTGCTGCTCCCGCAGGAGATGGCATTGCGAGTCGGTTTCCGCATCTATGCGACCGGCCCGGAGCCCGGCGGTCCCGGAGTGCTGGCACTGCATCCCGAGCAGGCGGGCCGGTTCGCCGAACCGGGAGCCGACCGGAACTACGTGGTGTTCGACCTGACCACGGGACGGCACTCCGCCGTCGAGCCCACCGAGTCGGGGCTGCACTGGGTGCCTCGCTTCCTCAAGGCCGACCCCTACGACGTGGTGGACGCGGTGGAGCTGGCGCACCTGTTCGCGCGGGACGCCAAGCGGCGCCGCGCGACGCTGGCGGACCGGCTCGTCGGCGGAGTCCTGATGTGCGGCGAGTCGGTCGACGACCGGGCCGACGCGATCGAGCTCGTGAACTGGCTCGAGCACGCACCGTCCTCGTCCACGACCGACGCCCTGGAGCGGGTGACCGAGGCGGTCATGGCCGCCGGTCCGGACCGCACCCTGCTGCGGCGGCTGGCCACAACCGTCCACAGTGGAAGCGGAGCGATGGCCGGTCAGGTGCGCTACGCCTTGCTGTGGGCCGAGATCGACGAGTTCGTGCGCGGCGGCGACGGAACCCAGCCGGGAACGTTGCCCGAGCGGTCGTGGACTCCAGAGGAGATGGAGAAGGCCGCCTCGCTCGTCGAGGCCGCCGCGGGCGGAGTCGAACCGCAGCGCCTCGACCCGCTGTTGCGCCTCGCCGCGAGTTTCGGCGTCAAGCCGCGGCCGGAGCGTTTCGCTGCTGCCGCGGCCAGGTTCGCCGCCTGGTGGGCCGACAATCCCGCCGCCGGGATGAACCCGGACCGCTGGCCGTGCGGGGCCGAGCTGATCGCCCTGCTGCGCAAGGAACTCGCGTCCCGGCTGGAAGGTCCGGATGCCGGGCCCACCGCGACGGCGATCCGCGAGCGCTGGTGGCGGATCTTCGCCCCGGCGATCAGCGACCCGTTCGCGCCTCTGGACGCGGCGGTCGCGGCGGCCGCGGTCGAGAACGGCGACCGCAGCAGGCAGGACGCCATCACCGCGATGCTCGGCCCGCTCCGCGAAGCCGACCGCCCAGGCGTCGGCGACGCCGTGTGGGACGCGCTGTTCGCGCACTCCGGCCCGGCGCTGGAGGAGATGCAGCGGTTGTTCGCAGGCATGCCGACCGCCACGCTTTCGGAGTCGCTGGCGCAGAAGGCCCTCTCCGCTCTCGCCGGCAGCGAGGTCTCCGCTCTGTACCTGGACGTGCTGCGGCTACTTGTCGAACACGTCCGGGACGAGGCCCTGCTCGCGTTGTGGAAGGAAGACGGCACGCTGCGGCGCTGGCTGACCGCCTTCCGGCGTTCCGGCGAGACGCCGCCCCCTGCCGAATTGCGCGCGGTGTCCAAGAAGGTCTTCGCGGCACGCGGACCGGCCATCGTCGACGCCCTGCTCGACGGCGAGCGGGCGAAGGCGGTCGACGCCGTCGTGCGGGCAGGTGAGCAACTCCAGCAGGTCGTGGTCGGCGAACTCGCGGCCGCCTGGGACGACGAGGCGACCACGACCGAGCGCAGGGACCGAGCGGTCGTGCTGGCGTTCCTCATTGGCTGGGCCGACGATCTCACGCCGACGATGCGCGCGGATTTCGACAAGGCCCTGGAGGACTGGGCCGGCGCGCACGGCCAGGCGGACTACCGCAGGGTCAGCCGGCTGCTGCGAGCCGACGGCCCCGAGAACGCCGCGGTGTGGCACGAATGGCTCCGCGAGCTCAGCAAGAAGACATCGCGCAAGCCCGCCTCCCCCGTGGCCGACTGGCTCCTCGGCCGCCGACGCGACCGCTGA
- a CDS encoding NUDIX hydrolase, with amino-acid sequence MPHRTIIDAHLLLVRDGEVLLSLRRGRYGDGMWHLPSGKLDAGESVLAAAVREAREEVGVRIDPADLRHVHTIHATDTGQEPRLGMFFEATRWTGEPVNLEPEKCHGIEWFDLHRLPEPLIPYPAAGIHAYRDGIPFATMGWPPTE; translated from the coding sequence ATGCCGCATCGCACGATCATCGACGCGCACCTGCTGCTCGTGCGCGACGGCGAGGTTCTGCTGAGCCTGCGCAGGGGCCGGTACGGCGACGGGATGTGGCACCTGCCATCCGGGAAGCTCGACGCCGGTGAGTCGGTCCTCGCGGCGGCGGTGCGGGAGGCCCGGGAGGAGGTCGGCGTGCGGATCGACCCCGCCGACCTGCGGCACGTCCACACCATCCACGCCACCGACACCGGACAGGAGCCCCGGCTGGGCATGTTCTTCGAAGCGACCCGCTGGACCGGCGAGCCCGTCAACCTCGAGCCGGAGAAGTGCCACGGCATCGAGTGGTTCGACCTGCACCGGCTGCCGGAGCCGCTCATCCCCTACCCCGCCGCGGGCATCCACGCCTACCGCGACGGGATTCCCTTCGCGACCATGGGTTGGCCGCCAACGGAGTAG
- a CDS encoding winged helix-turn-helix transcriptional regulator translates to MIDDQRSGCPINAAIEVLGDRWTMLVLRDVMFGDRRHFRRLQSESEEGIASNILADRLRTLVEEGLLTRDDVKRGQRATYSLTEPAIQLVPVMAHLAAWGLRHRPTTRELRVRAEVLEAGGPELWEDFMAELRERHLGTPRPDSDRPTATERLAAAYEAAIAETGSSGENTKSK, encoded by the coding sequence ATGATCGACGACCAGCGTTCGGGGTGCCCGATCAACGCCGCGATCGAAGTGCTGGGCGACCGCTGGACCATGCTCGTGCTGCGCGACGTGATGTTCGGCGACCGTCGGCACTTCCGCCGGCTGCAATCCGAGTCGGAAGAGGGCATCGCCTCGAACATCCTCGCCGACCGGCTGCGGACTCTGGTCGAGGAAGGCCTGCTCACACGGGACGATGTCAAGCGCGGCCAGCGCGCGACCTACAGCCTCACCGAGCCTGCGATCCAGCTCGTCCCCGTCATGGCACACCTCGCCGCCTGGGGCCTGCGGCACCGCCCCACCACCCGGGAACTGCGGGTGCGCGCCGAGGTCCTGGAGGCCGGAGGACCAGAACTCTGGGAGGACTTCATGGCCGAGCTCCGCGAACGGCACCTCGGCACGCCGCGCCCGGACAGCGACCGGCCCACCGCCACCGAACGGCTCGCCGCGGCCTATGAGGCGGCCATCGCCGAGACCGGCAGCTCAGGTGAGAACACGAAGTCCAAATGA
- a CDS encoding dihydrofolate reductase family protein, protein MRKLFSYVAISLDGYYEGPNGEFDWPNVDAEYFEFANQSDAYIDTLLFGRRGYEHMAAHWPNATGPDPEIVEFMNSVRKVVVSSTLEKAEWNNTTLVDGDDLAETVTALKQQPGKEIALFGSVTLTASLLELGLIDELRVLVNPLILSGGRSLFSTLNKRIPLELWRTTTFRSGNVLLTYRPA, encoded by the coding sequence GTGCGCAAACTCTTCTCCTACGTGGCGATCAGCCTCGACGGCTACTACGAGGGCCCGAACGGCGAGTTCGACTGGCCGAACGTCGATGCGGAGTACTTCGAGTTCGCCAACCAGAGCGACGCCTACATCGACACGCTGTTGTTCGGCCGGAGGGGCTACGAGCACATGGCCGCGCACTGGCCGAACGCCACCGGGCCAGACCCCGAGATCGTCGAGTTCATGAACAGCGTGCGGAAGGTCGTGGTCTCCTCCACGTTGGAGAAGGCGGAATGGAACAACACGACCCTCGTCGATGGCGATGATCTGGCCGAGACGGTCACAGCGCTGAAGCAGCAGCCCGGCAAGGAGATCGCGCTGTTCGGCAGCGTGACGCTGACCGCGAGCCTGCTCGAACTCGGTCTGATCGACGAACTCCGCGTGCTCGTGAACCCGCTCATTCTGAGCGGGGGCCGTTCGCTGTTCTCGACGCTGAACAAGCGCATCCCGCTCGAACTGTGGCGGACGACGACGTTCCGCTCCGGCAACGTCCTGCTGACGTACCGCCCGGCGTGA
- a CDS encoding DUF3558 domain-containing protein — MKITRRSRPHTQPTRPRKRAARCSKLRTLAVVTALGLPAMGACANPIQGDPIPAAGFYGDDPQPPTAPRASEPQIPQPRRVDGLDPCTLFAPEDFARVGGAVGPPRPGTPLPSTCSHALGGGPEDAVGAGFHLPYAEVVTRQPAGAPVAVDGHSTWLYCELVDVHQTCTASTAISQDRTLLTLLSKQGATAADTADQLFALTTSALRRLPPA, encoded by the coding sequence GTGAAAATCACCCGCCGCAGCCGTCCGCACACGCAGCCGACACGACCGCGCAAGCGTGCGGCGCGGTGCTCGAAGCTCCGGACGCTGGCGGTGGTGACGGCGCTGGGCCTCCCGGCCATGGGCGCGTGCGCGAACCCGATCCAGGGCGACCCGATTCCCGCGGCCGGCTTCTACGGCGACGATCCGCAGCCGCCGACGGCGCCCCGCGCATCCGAGCCGCAGATCCCGCAGCCGCGCCGGGTCGACGGACTCGACCCGTGCACCCTGTTCGCCCCGGAGGACTTCGCCAGGGTCGGCGGCGCGGTCGGGCCGCCGCGACCGGGCACTCCGCTGCCGAGCACGTGCTCCCACGCCCTGGGTGGCGGACCCGAGGACGCGGTGGGCGCGGGCTTCCACCTGCCCTACGCCGAGGTCGTCACGCGCCAGCCCGCGGGCGCCCCGGTGGCCGTCGACGGACACTCGACATGGCTGTACTGCGAGCTGGTGGACGTGCACCAGACCTGCACGGCCAGCACCGCGATCAGCCAGGACCGCACGCTGCTCACACTGCTTTCGAAGCAGGGCGCCACGGCGGCCGACACCGCGGACCAGCTGTTCGCGCTGACCACGTCGGCGCTGCGAAGACTGCCGCCGGCCTGA
- a CDS encoding cytochrome c oxidase assembly protein, whose product MASETVSDSTAPEARTRSSAVGVLVVTAGVLAALVAAALTALSASDAYAAYGLPDPGPVTRFGLPVVRVLAESGAVVCIGSLLLAAFGIPAKRSGALAADGYAAVRTAGWAAAAWFVGAVLMVAFTAADASGRPVHEVLDTEVLFGLVDALEEAKAWGLTALIAFVLALACRVVLTWGWTTVLFAGSLAGLFPVIATGHSASGGAHDIATNSLLFHLFGAALWVGGLVALLAHAVRRGAHLGVVARRYSAIALVCWIAMAASGVINSLVRVPLDQVFSTTYGVLVTLKVLALVALGGFGYFQRQRAVRDIESGSGALVRLGAVEVLVMFATIGIAVALGRTPPPAELGPVPSKTELLVGYPLEAPPTLFRLLFDVRFDLVYGTLAIALAVLYVVGVRRLRARGDKWPVGRTAAWLCGCATILVATSAGVGKYAPAVFSVHMGQHMLMSMLAPPLLVLGGPTTLALRVLKPAGKGQPPGPREWLLAFLHSPLTRLLTNPFIALALFVGSFYALYFSGLFDVALTQHWAHLAMNAHFLLVGYIFYWPVIGVDPAPKPLPSLGKVGLVFASMPFHAFFGIALMMSATVIGQNFYRSLELPWMTDLLADQRLGGGLAWASGEVPLIVVMLALLIQWSRADTRAARRMDRKADADGDAELAAYNAMLKQMAEQDSPRKG is encoded by the coding sequence GTGGCATCTGAGACCGTCAGCGACTCCACCGCGCCGGAGGCCCGTACCCGATCCAGCGCGGTAGGTGTGCTCGTCGTCACCGCCGGGGTGCTGGCGGCGCTGGTCGCGGCCGCGCTGACCGCGCTGTCGGCGAGCGACGCCTACGCCGCCTACGGTCTGCCCGACCCGGGGCCCGTCACCCGATTCGGTCTCCCCGTCGTGCGGGTGCTCGCCGAGTCCGGGGCGGTGGTGTGCATCGGCTCGTTGCTGCTCGCCGCGTTCGGCATCCCCGCCAAGCGCTCCGGCGCGCTCGCCGCCGACGGCTACGCCGCGGTGCGGACGGCCGGCTGGGCGGCTGCCGCGTGGTTCGTGGGGGCCGTGCTGATGGTCGCGTTCACCGCGGCCGACGCGTCCGGACGACCGGTGCACGAGGTGCTCGACACCGAGGTCCTCTTCGGCCTGGTGGACGCGCTGGAGGAGGCCAAGGCGTGGGGCCTGACCGCGCTGATCGCCTTCGTGCTCGCGCTGGCCTGCCGGGTGGTGCTGACCTGGGGCTGGACGACGGTGCTGTTCGCAGGCTCGCTGGCCGGGCTGTTCCCGGTGATCGCGACCGGCCACTCCGCCAGCGGCGGTGCCCACGACATCGCCACCAACAGCCTGCTGTTCCACCTGTTCGGCGCTGCCCTGTGGGTCGGCGGGCTGGTAGCGCTGCTCGCGCACGCCGTGCGGCGCGGTGCGCACCTGGGCGTGGTGGCGCGCAGGTACTCGGCGATCGCGCTGGTCTGCTGGATCGCGATGGCGGCCTCCGGAGTGATCAACTCCCTGGTCCGGGTGCCGCTGGACCAGGTGTTCAGCACGACCTACGGCGTCCTGGTGACGCTGAAGGTCCTGGCTCTGGTGGCGCTCGGCGGTTTCGGCTACTTCCAGCGGCAGCGGGCCGTGCGCGACATCGAGAGTGGTAGCGGCGCCCTCGTACGCCTCGGTGCGGTCGAGGTGCTCGTGATGTTCGCGACGATCGGCATCGCGGTCGCGCTCGGGCGCACGCCTCCGCCCGCCGAGCTCGGTCCGGTCCCCAGCAAGACCGAGCTGCTGGTCGGCTATCCCCTGGAGGCGCCGCCCACGCTGTTCAGGCTGCTGTTCGACGTCCGGTTCGACCTGGTCTACGGCACGCTGGCCATCGCGCTGGCCGTGCTCTACGTGGTGGGCGTGCGGCGGCTGCGCGCCCGGGGCGACAAGTGGCCTGTCGGCCGCACCGCTGCGTGGCTGTGCGGGTGCGCGACGATCCTGGTCGCGACCTCGGCGGGTGTCGGCAAGTACGCGCCGGCCGTCTTCAGCGTGCACATGGGCCAGCACATGCTGATGTCGATGCTCGCGCCGCCGCTGCTGGTGCTGGGCGGACCGACGACGCTGGCCCTGCGAGTGCTCAAGCCGGCGGGCAAGGGGCAGCCGCCAGGGCCTCGCGAATGGCTGCTGGCGTTCCTGCACTCGCCCCTGACCAGGCTGCTGACCAACCCGTTCATCGCCCTCGCGCTGTTCGTGGGCTCGTTCTACGCGCTGTACTTCTCCGGGCTGTTCGACGTGGCGCTTACCCAGCACTGGGCGCACCTGGCGATGAACGCGCACTTCCTGCTCGTCGGATACATCTTCTACTGGCCCGTGATCGGGGTGGACCCGGCGCCGAAGCCGCTGCCGTCGCTGGGCAAGGTGGGCCTGGTCTTCGCCTCGATGCCGTTCCACGCGTTCTTCGGTATCGCCCTGATGATGTCCGCGACGGTCATCGGGCAGAACTTCTACCGCAGCCTGGAGCTGCCCTGGATGACCGACCTGCTCGCCGACCAGCGGCTCGGCGGCGGCCTCGCGTGGGCGTCCGGGGAGGTCCCGCTGATCGTGGTGATGCTGGCGCTGCTGATCCAGTGGTCGCGGGCCGACACCAGGGCTGCCCGCCGGATGGACCGCAAGGCCGACGCCGACGGCGATGCCGAGCTGGCCGCCTACAACGCGATGCTCAAGCAGATGGCGGAGCAGGACTCCCCGCGCAAGGGCTGA
- a CDS encoding single-stranded DNA-binding protein, translated as MFETIVTVVGYVITEPRVRRTPGGNRVTSFRVVSTSRRFDKDSEEWVNGDQVFATVNCWHRLADGVAEEMRKSDPVVLTGRMRTRDYEVGGQWRSAVEIDANAVGLDLARQRRKDDPPGLRHDDPAGWERGLRHDEPSTVREADLVGVGHGASVAGQDVSAEASRDRSERAGPALSAAGRDQAVRTSRDRADGSARPVPLGLPGARAPGRPPSVCEVSADEKRIPA; from the coding sequence ATGTTCGAGACGATCGTGACGGTGGTCGGCTACGTGATCACCGAGCCGAGGGTCAGGCGAACCCCCGGCGGCAACCGGGTCACCAGCTTCCGCGTGGTGAGCACCTCGCGCCGCTTCGACAAGGACTCGGAGGAGTGGGTCAACGGCGACCAGGTATTCGCCACGGTGAACTGCTGGCACCGCCTGGCCGACGGGGTGGCCGAGGAGATGCGCAAGAGCGATCCCGTGGTGCTCACCGGGCGAATGCGAACCAGGGACTACGAGGTCGGCGGCCAGTGGCGCAGCGCTGTCGAGATCGACGCCAACGCCGTCGGCCTCGACCTGGCGCGCCAACGCAGGAAAGACGATCCGCCGGGCTTGCGCCACGACGATCCCGCGGGCTGGGAAAGGGGACTGCGCCACGACGAGCCCTCGACGGTGCGCGAGGCCGACTTGGTGGGGGTCGGCCACGGCGCGTCCGTGGCCGGTCAGGACGTGTCCGCGGAAGCGAGCCGCGACCGTTCCGAGCGAGCCGGTCCGGCCCTGTCTGCGGCCGGCCGCGACCAGGCGGTGAGAACCAGCCGTGACCGAGCGGACGGTTCGGCTCGCCCGGTACCGCTGGGTCTGCCTGGCGCCCGGGCGCCAGGCAGACCACCGTCCGTGTGTGAAGTATCGGCCGATGAAAAGCGGATCCCGGCCTGA
- the ettA gene encoding energy-dependent translational throttle protein EttA produces the protein MAEFIYTMKKVRKAHGDKVILDDATIQFYPGAKIGVVGPNGAGKSTVLRIMAGLDQPNNGEAFLSPGYTVGIMQQEPPLNEEKTVLGNVEEGVGEIKQKLNRFNEIAEQLATDYSDELMEEMGKLQEELDHADAWELDSQLEQAMDALRCPPPEAEVKYLSGGERRRVALCKLLLSKPDLLLLDEPTNHLDAESVLWLEQFLSNYAGAVLAVTHDRYFLDNVAGWILELDRGRTFPYEGNYSTYLEKKAERLAVQGKRDQKLQKRLKDELEWVRSNAKARQTKSRSRLDRYEEMAAEAEKTRKLDFEEIQIPPGPRLGNVVVEADKLKKGFGDNLLIDGLSFNLPRNGIVGVIGPNGVGKTTLFKTIVGLEQPDDGSVKVGDTVKLSYVDQNRANIDPDKNVWQVVSDGLDYIQVGQVEMPSRAYVSAFGFKGPDQQKPAGVLSGGERNRLNLALTLKEGGNLILLDEPTNDLDVETLSSLENALEQFPGCAVVISHDRWFLDRVATHILAWEGDDENPAKWFWFEGNFEGYEKNKIERLGQEAARPHRVTHRKLTRG, from the coding sequence ATGGCCGAGTTCATCTACACCATGAAAAAGGTGCGCAAAGCGCACGGGGACAAGGTCATCCTCGATGACGCGACCATCCAGTTCTACCCCGGTGCCAAGATCGGCGTGGTCGGCCCCAACGGCGCCGGCAAGTCGACGGTGCTGCGGATCATGGCGGGACTCGACCAGCCGAACAACGGTGAGGCGTTCCTCTCGCCCGGCTACACCGTGGGCATCATGCAGCAGGAACCTCCGCTGAACGAGGAGAAGACGGTCCTCGGCAACGTCGAGGAAGGCGTCGGCGAGATCAAGCAGAAGCTCAACCGCTTCAACGAGATCGCCGAGCAGCTCGCCACCGACTACTCCGACGAGCTGATGGAGGAGATGGGCAAGCTCCAGGAGGAGCTCGACCACGCCGACGCCTGGGAGCTGGACTCTCAGCTTGAGCAGGCGATGGACGCGCTGCGCTGCCCGCCGCCGGAAGCCGAGGTCAAGTACCTGTCGGGTGGTGAGCGCCGCCGGGTGGCGCTGTGCAAGCTGCTGCTGAGCAAGCCGGACCTGCTGCTGCTCGACGAGCCCACCAACCACCTGGACGCCGAGAGCGTGCTGTGGCTGGAGCAGTTCCTGTCCAACTACGCCGGCGCCGTGCTCGCCGTCACCCACGACCGGTACTTCCTGGACAACGTCGCGGGCTGGATCCTGGAGCTCGACCGCGGCCGCACCTTCCCGTACGAGGGCAACTACTCGACCTACCTGGAGAAGAAGGCCGAGCGCCTGGCCGTGCAGGGCAAGCGCGACCAGAAGCTGCAGAAGCGCCTGAAGGACGAGCTGGAGTGGGTCCGCTCCAACGCAAAGGCCCGCCAGACCAAGTCGCGTTCCCGTCTGGACCGCTACGAGGAGATGGCCGCCGAGGCGGAGAAGACCCGCAAGCTCGACTTCGAGGAGATCCAGATCCCGCCGGGGCCGCGCCTGGGCAACGTCGTGGTCGAGGCCGACAAGCTCAAGAAGGGCTTCGGCGACAACCTGCTGATCGACGGCCTGTCGTTCAACCTGCCGCGCAACGGCATCGTCGGTGTCATCGGCCCCAACGGTGTCGGCAAGACCACGCTGTTCAAGACCATCGTCGGTCTGGAGCAGCCCGACGATGGCTCGGTCAAGGTCGGTGACACGGTCAAGCTGTCCTACGTCGACCAGAACCGCGCCAACATCGACCCGGACAAGAACGTCTGGCAGGTGGTCTCCGACGGGCTGGACTACATCCAGGTCGGCCAGGTCGAGATGCCGTCGCGGGCGTACGTCAGCGCGTTCGGCTTCAAGGGCCCGGACCAGCAGAAGCCGGCGGGCGTGCTCTCCGGTGGTGAGCGCAACCGGCTGAACCTGGCGTTGACGCTCAAGGAGGGCGGCAACCTGATCCTGCTGGACGAGCCGACCAACGACCTTGACGTCGAGACCCTGAGCTCGCTGGAGAACGCGCTCGAGCAGTTCCCCGGCTGCGCCGTGGTCATCTCCCACGACCGGTGGTTCCTGGACCGCGTCGCCACCCACATCCTCGCGTGGGAGGGAGATGACGAGAACCCCGCCAAGTGGTTCTGGTTCGAGGGTAACTTCGAGGGCTACGAGAAGAACAAGATCGAGCGGCTGGGCCAGGAGGCGGCCCGTCCGCACCGCGTGACCCATCGCAAGTTGACTCGGGGCTGA